A stretch of the Streptomyces venezuelae genome encodes the following:
- a CDS encoding ABC-F family ATP-binding cassette domain-containing protein, with the protein MGHLEAGHLEYYLPDGRVLLPDVSFRVGEGSVVALVGANGAGKTTLLKLLSGELQPHGGGVTVSGGLGVMSQFVGSVRDETTVRDLLVSVAQPRIRDAAKAVDRAEHLIMTVDDESAQMAYAQALSDWADVQGYEAETLWDVCTMAALGMPYDKAQFREVRTLSGGEQKRLVLEALLRGPDECLLLDEPDNYLDVPGKRWLEEQLNATRKTVLFVSHDRELLTRAAQKIISLEPGPMGTDVWVHGGGFGTYHDARKERFARFEELKRRWDEEHARLRALVLRLRNQAASSPDMASRYRAMQTRFQKFEEAGPPPEPPREQDIRMRLKGGRTGVRALTVENLELTGLMKPFSLEVFYGERVAVLGSNGSGKSHFLRMLAGEDVRHTGTWKLGARVVPGHFAQTHAHPELFGRTLVDILWTEAAKPLGQAMGALRRYELERQGEQPFEKLSGGQQARFQILLLELAGTTALLLDEPTDNLDLESAEALQDGLESYEGTVLCVTHDRWFARSFDRYLVFGSDGVVRETREPVWDERRVERER; encoded by the coding sequence ATGGGACATCTCGAAGCCGGCCACCTGGAGTACTACCTTCCGGACGGGCGGGTACTGCTCCCCGACGTCTCCTTCCGGGTGGGGGAGGGCTCGGTGGTCGCGCTCGTCGGTGCGAACGGCGCCGGCAAGACCACCCTGCTCAAGCTGCTCTCCGGGGAGCTCCAGCCGCATGGCGGCGGGGTCACCGTCAGCGGCGGACTCGGGGTGATGTCGCAGTTCGTGGGCTCGGTCCGGGACGAGACCACCGTCCGTGACCTGCTGGTTTCGGTGGCGCAGCCGCGGATCCGGGATGCGGCGAAGGCCGTCGACCGGGCCGAGCACCTGATCATGACGGTGGACGACGAGTCGGCCCAGATGGCCTATGCGCAGGCGCTCAGCGACTGGGCCGACGTACAGGGCTACGAGGCCGAAACGCTGTGGGACGTCTGCACCATGGCGGCGCTTGGCATGCCGTACGACAAGGCCCAGTTCCGCGAGGTGCGGACGCTGTCCGGCGGTGAGCAGAAGCGCCTGGTGCTGGAGGCGCTGCTGCGCGGTCCGGACGAGTGCCTGCTGCTCGACGAGCCGGACAACTACCTGGACGTGCCGGGGAAGCGGTGGCTGGAGGAGCAGCTGAACGCCACCCGCAAGACCGTGCTGTTCGTCTCGCACGACCGGGAGCTGCTGACCCGGGCCGCCCAGAAGATCATCAGCTTGGAGCCGGGCCCCATGGGCACCGACGTCTGGGTGCACGGCGGGGGCTTCGGTACGTACCACGACGCCCGCAAGGAGCGCTTCGCGCGCTTCGAGGAGCTCAAGCGGCGCTGGGACGAGGAGCACGCCCGGCTGCGGGCGCTGGTGCTGCGGCTGCGCAACCAGGCGGCGAGCAGCCCGGACATGGCCTCGCGCTACCGGGCGATGCAGACCCGCTTCCAGAAGTTCGAGGAGGCCGGCCCGCCGCCGGAGCCGCCGCGTGAGCAGGACATCCGGATGCGGCTCAAGGGAGGCCGCACCGGGGTGCGGGCGCTCACCGTGGAGAACCTGGAGCTGACCGGCCTGATGAAGCCGTTCTCCCTGGAGGTCTTCTACGGGGAGCGGGTGGCGGTTCTCGGCTCGAACGGATCCGGGAAGTCGCACTTCCTGCGCATGCTGGCGGGCGAGGACGTCCGGCACACGGGTACCTGGAAGCTGGGTGCCCGGGTGGTGCCCGGGCATTTCGCGCAGACCCATGCGCATCCGGAGCTGTTCGGCCGGACCCTGGTCGACATCCTGTGGACGGAGGCGGCGAAGCCGCTGGGCCAGGCGATGGGCGCGCTGCGCCGGTACGAGTTGGAGCGGCAGGGCGAACAGCCGTTCGAGAAGCTGTCCGGCGGCCAGCAGGCGCGGTTCCAGATCCTGCTGCTGGAGCTGGCCGGCACCACCGCGCTGCTGCTGGACGAGCCCACCGACAACCTGGACCTGGAGTCGGCGGAGGCGCTGCAGGACGGTCTGGAGTCGTACGAGGGCACTGTGCTGTGTGTCACGCACGACCGCTGGTTCGCGCGTAGTTTCGACCGCTATCTGGTCTTCGGCTCGGACGGTGTGGTGCGGGAGACTCGGGAGCCGGTGTGGGACGAGCGCCGGGTGGAGCGCGAGCGGTAG
- a CDS encoding glycosyltransferase family 87 protein, translating to MVGRGPALLEWLLRPASRPWQAVALAVVLGICVSSSLKHNWGSDNAFVVKAADALLAGGSPYEDKRFLYLPSAVLLAVPEALLPTPVLRWVLPVAMSALVAFGWWCALRLFSVPTRSRLAVLGFAAFAFAYKPYANMVLIGNWTAVSAAALPAALLLAHRGRWVGAGAVIGLAIAAKPMLVPVALLFLLARRWRGLAVAVLVPVGLSLAGALLMPSPTLFFTKTLPFLLQGQDSYALPWDASPIAVLPRLGVPEPVAVGLAAALAAAGLWAVWRRWTRPAGLEPDRGELRLAETAAMTMLAAFLVSRPSFDHYLLVVLPLLFASVVRPGSAPRSPWFWTAVLPQVIGMPWNWYFIKERRAFKDCFTLCVLAAGLIRGCAVRRRGSLAGVRTAGSVRPEGSAEEHLTAGSRPAF from the coding sequence GTGGTGGGGCGCGGGCCCGCCCTGCTCGAGTGGCTGCTGCGGCCCGCCTCGCGGCCCTGGCAGGCCGTCGCCCTGGCCGTGGTGCTCGGTATCTGCGTGTCCAGCAGCCTCAAGCACAACTGGGGCTCGGACAACGCCTTCGTGGTGAAGGCCGCGGACGCCTTGCTGGCGGGCGGCTCCCCGTACGAGGACAAGCGCTTCCTGTACCTGCCGAGTGCGGTGCTGCTGGCGGTGCCGGAGGCGCTGCTGCCCACCCCCGTGCTGCGCTGGGTGCTGCCGGTCGCGATGTCGGCGCTGGTGGCCTTCGGCTGGTGGTGCGCGCTGCGGCTGTTCTCGGTGCCCACCCGGTCGCGGCTGGCGGTCCTCGGTTTCGCGGCCTTCGCGTTCGCCTACAAGCCGTACGCGAACATGGTGCTGATCGGGAACTGGACGGCGGTCTCGGCCGCCGCGCTGCCGGCCGCGCTGCTGCTGGCGCACCGCGGGCGCTGGGTCGGGGCGGGCGCGGTGATCGGGCTGGCGATCGCGGCCAAGCCGATGCTGGTGCCGGTGGCGCTGCTGTTCCTGCTGGCCCGGCGGTGGCGCGGGCTGGCCGTCGCCGTGCTGGTGCCGGTGGGGCTCTCGCTGGCCGGTGCGCTGCTGATGCCCAGCCCCACCCTGTTCTTCACCAAGACCCTGCCCTTCCTGCTCCAGGGCCAGGACTCCTATGCGCTGCCCTGGGACGCTTCGCCGATTGCGGTGCTGCCCCGGCTGGGGGTGCCGGAGCCGGTCGCGGTGGGGCTGGCGGCGGCGCTGGCCGCGGCCGGGCTGTGGGCGGTGTGGCGGCGCTGGACCCGGCCGGCGGGGCTGGAGCCGGACCGGGGGGAGCTGCGGCTGGCGGAGACCGCCGCCATGACCATGCTCGCGGCCTTCCTGGTCTCCCGGCCGTCCTTCGACCACTACCTGCTGGTGGTGCTGCCGCTGCTGTTCGCCTCGGTGGTGCGGCCGGGGTCGGCGCCGCGCTCGCCCTGGTTCTGGACGGCGGTGCTGCCGCAGGTGATCGGGATGCCGTGGAACTGGTATTTCATCAAGGAACGGCGGGCCTTCAAGGACTGCTTCACCCTGTGCGTGCTGGCCGCCGGGCTGATCCGCGGGTGTGCCGTCCGGCGGCGGGGTAGTCTGGCGGGCGTACGAACTGCAGGATCCGTGCGGCCCGAAGGGTCCGCCGAAGAGCACCTCACGGCGGGATCTCGTCCGGCGTTTTGA
- the rplM gene encoding 50S ribosomal protein L13: MRTYSPKPGDISRQWLVIDAQDVVLGRLATQAAALLRGKHKPTYAPHMDMGDFVIIVNADKVHLSGNKANQKMAYRHSGYPGGLRAVRYSDLLADNPEKAVEKAVKGMLPKNTLGRQMLSKLKVYSGDQHPHAAQQPVPFEITQVAQ; the protein is encoded by the coding sequence GTGCGTACGTACAGCCCCAAGCCCGGCGACATCTCGCGCCAGTGGCTCGTCATTGACGCCCAGGACGTTGTCCTCGGCCGTCTGGCGACCCAGGCCGCTGCCCTCCTCCGCGGCAAGCACAAGCCGACCTACGCCCCCCACATGGACATGGGCGACTTCGTCATCATCGTCAACGCCGACAAGGTCCACCTGTCCGGCAACAAGGCGAACCAGAAGATGGCGTACCGCCACTCGGGCTACCCGGGTGGTCTGCGTGCCGTCCGCTACAGCGACCTCCTCGCGGACAACCCGGAGAAGGCCGTGGAGAAGGCCGTCAAGGGCATGCTCCCCAAGAACACCCTGGGCCGTCAGATGCTCTCGAAGCTGAAGGTCTACTCGGGCGACCAGCACCCCCACGCTGCCCAGCAGCCGGTGCCGTTCGAGATCACCCAGGTCGCGCAGTAA
- the rpsI gene encoding 30S ribosomal protein S9, with amino-acid sequence MAETTVETPIEGDETYDAVTTFESEAPEGDYTSESLASRFGDPQPAAGLGRRKNAIARVRIVPGTGKWKINGRTLEDYFPNKVHQQEVNEPFKVLELDNRYDVIARIAGGGVSGQAGALRLGVARALNEADVDNNRPALKKAGFLSRDDRAVERKKAGLKKARKAPQYSKR; translated from the coding sequence GTGGCCGAGACCACCGTCGAGACCCCCATCGAGGGCGACGAGACCTACGACGCTGTGACCACCTTCGAGTCCGAGGCCCCGGAGGGTGACTACACCTCCGAGTCCCTCGCCTCGCGCTTCGGCGACCCGCAGCCGGCCGCCGGCCTGGGCCGTCGCAAGAACGCCATCGCCCGCGTCCGGATCGTTCCGGGCACCGGCAAGTGGAAGATCAACGGTCGCACCCTTGAGGACTACTTCCCCAACAAGGTGCACCAGCAGGAAGTCAACGAGCCCTTCAAGGTGCTCGAGCTCGACAACCGCTACGACGTCATCGCCCGCATCGCGGGTGGCGGCGTGTCCGGCCAGGCCGGCGCCCTGCGCCTCGGTGTGGCCCGTGCGCTGAACGAGGCGGACGTCGACAACAACCGCCCGGCGCTGAAGAAGGCCGGCTTCCTTTCCCGCGACGACCGTGCGGTCGAGCGCAAGAAGGCCGGTCTCAAGAAGGCCCGTAAGGCTCCGCAGTACAGCAAGCGCTAA
- the glmM gene encoding phosphoglucosamine mutase: MGRLFGTDGVRGVANADLTAELALGLSVAAAHVLAEAGTFEGHRPTAVVGRDPRASGEFLEAAVVAGLASAGVDVLRVGVLPTPAVAYLTGALGADLGVMLSASHNAMPDNGIKFFARGGHKLADELEDKIEAIYREHRTGAPWERPTGAGVGRVSDYDEGFDKYIAHLIAVLPNRLDGLKIVLDEAHGAAARVSPEAFARAGAEVITIGAEPDGLNINDGCGSTHLGLLKQAVVEHGADFGIAHDGDADRCLAVDGSGEEIDGDQILAVLALAMRESGQLRKNTVVATVMSNLGFKLAMEAEGIALVQTGVGDRYVLESMKENGYALGGEQSGHVIILDHATTGDGTLTGLMLAARVAATGRSLADLVGVMRRLPQVLINVPDVDKSRVATSGELAAAVADAERELGTTGRVLLRPSGTEPLVRVMVEAADIEQARSVAGRLADAVKSALG, from the coding sequence GTGGGACGACTCTTCGGAACGGACGGTGTACGGGGTGTCGCCAACGCGGATCTGACGGCCGAGCTGGCGCTTGGCCTCTCCGTGGCGGCTGCCCATGTGCTCGCCGAGGCGGGCACCTTTGAGGGGCACCGGCCCACCGCGGTGGTCGGCCGTGACCCCCGGGCCTCCGGCGAATTCCTGGAGGCCGCGGTCGTCGCCGGCCTGGCGAGCGCGGGCGTGGACGTCCTGCGCGTCGGTGTGCTGCCCACCCCGGCGGTGGCGTATCTCACCGGTGCGCTGGGTGCCGACCTCGGCGTGATGCTCTCCGCCAGCCACAACGCCATGCCCGACAACGGCATCAAGTTCTTCGCGCGGGGCGGCCACAAGCTCGCCGACGAGCTTGAGGACAAGATCGAGGCCATCTACCGGGAGCACCGCACCGGTGCCCCGTGGGAGCGCCCGACGGGCGCCGGTGTCGGCCGGGTCAGCGACTACGACGAGGGCTTCGACAAGTACATCGCCCACCTCATCGCGGTGCTCCCCAACCGGCTGGACGGCCTGAAGATCGTCCTGGACGAGGCCCACGGTGCGGCGGCCCGGGTCTCCCCGGAGGCCTTCGCCCGGGCCGGGGCCGAGGTGATCACCATCGGTGCCGAGCCGGACGGCCTCAACATCAACGACGGCTGCGGTTCCACCCACCTCGGCCTGCTCAAGCAGGCCGTGGTCGAGCACGGCGCCGACTTCGGCATCGCGCACGACGGTGACGCCGACCGCTGCCTGGCCGTGGACGGCAGCGGCGAGGAGATCGACGGCGACCAGATCCTCGCGGTGCTGGCGCTCGCCATGCGCGAGTCCGGGCAGCTGCGCAAGAACACCGTGGTCGCCACCGTCATGTCCAACCTCGGCTTCAAGCTGGCGATGGAGGCCGAGGGCATCGCGCTCGTGCAGACCGGCGTCGGCGACCGCTACGTGCTGGAGTCGATGAAGGAGAACGGCTACGCGCTGGGCGGCGAGCAGTCCGGCCACGTGATCATCCTCGACCACGCGACCACCGGCGACGGCACGCTGACCGGCCTGATGCTGGCGGCCCGGGTCGCCGCCACCGGCCGCTCCCTGGCCGACCTGGTCGGCGTCATGCGGCGGCTGCCGCAGGTGCTGATCAACGTTCCGGACGTGGACAAGTCCCGGGTGGCCACCTCGGGCGAGCTGGCCGCGGCCGTGGCCGACGCGGAGCGCGAGCTGGGCACCACCGGCCGGGTGCTGCTCCGTCCGTCCGGTACCGAGCCGCTTGTCCGGGTGATGGTCGAGGCCGCCGACATCGAGCAGGCGCGGTCCGTCGCGGGCCGGCTGGCCGACGCGGTCAAGTCCGCGCTGGGCTAG
- a CDS encoding DUF389 domain-containing protein: MLHLRMITPPDRTEAVVSAVESTVGTTHLVVLPGAARDPEGDLVLCDVAREAGDELLHELRQLGIDKDGSIAVENIDLSLSQHADAAEEEAPGEPADAVVWEQLAEATHEESTLTITYAAFMIIATMIAACGVVLDNAVLIVGAMAVGPEFGPLAGVCTGLVQRKPRLAARSLAALLIGFAAAIIATTVFSVVMDAMGLFSEGKLDNPRPNTSFIWQPDPFSFVVALLAGVAGMLSLTSAKAGALVGVAISVTTVPAAANAAVAMSYGEYGQMLGSANQLLLNLGGIMLAGVLTLYAWKLLWRTQRGRWKRRLPRP, translated from the coding sequence ATGCTGCATTTGCGGATGATCACCCCGCCGGACCGGACGGAAGCCGTGGTGTCGGCCGTCGAATCGACGGTCGGAACCACCCATCTGGTGGTACTCCCCGGTGCCGCCCGGGACCCCGAGGGGGACCTGGTCCTCTGCGATGTCGCCCGGGAAGCCGGTGACGAGCTGCTGCACGAACTACGGCAGCTCGGCATCGACAAGGACGGCTCGATCGCCGTCGAGAACATCGATCTCTCGCTGTCCCAGCATGCCGATGCGGCCGAGGAGGAGGCCCCCGGCGAGCCCGCGGACGCGGTGGTCTGGGAGCAGCTGGCCGAGGCGACCCACGAGGAGTCCACCCTCACCATCACCTACGCGGCATTCATGATCATCGCCACGATGATCGCGGCCTGCGGCGTGGTGCTCGACAACGCGGTCCTGATCGTGGGCGCCATGGCGGTCGGCCCCGAGTTCGGGCCGCTGGCCGGGGTCTGCACCGGCCTGGTGCAGCGCAAGCCCAGGCTCGCCGCGCGCTCGCTGGCGGCCCTGCTGATCGGCTTCGCCGCGGCGATCATCGCCACCACCGTGTTCAGCGTGGTGATGGACGCGATGGGCCTGTTCAGTGAGGGCAAGCTCGACAATCCGCGCCCGAACACCAGCTTCATCTGGCAGCCGGACCCGTTCTCCTTCGTCGTCGCCCTGCTGGCCGGAGTCGCCGGCATGCTCTCGCTGACCTCGGCGAAGGCCGGGGCGCTGGTCGGCGTGGCCATCTCGGTCACCACCGTCCCGGCCGCCGCGAACGCCGCCGTGGCGATGAGTTACGGGGAGTACGGGCAGATGCTCGGCTCGGCCAACCAGCTGCTGCTCAACCTGGGCGGGATCATGCTGGCCGGCGTCCTGACCCTGTACGCGTGGAAGCTGCTGTGGCGCACCCAGCGGGGCCGCTGGAAGCGCAGACTCCCCCGGCCCTGA
- the coaA gene encoding type I pantothenate kinase, with protein MITSPPRSAPGHRHRTADVSPYVDLTRAEWSALRERTPLPLTAEEVERLRGLGDVIDLDEVRDVYLPLSRLLNLYVGATSNLRGALNTFLGDAGNGHGAQQGTPFVIGVAGSVAVGKSTVARLLQALLARWPEHPRVELVTTDGFLYPMKELKERGLLSRKGFPESYDRRALTRFVADIKSGKDEVTAPVYSHLIYDIVPGEQLVVRRPDILIVEGLNVLQPALPGKDGRTRVGLADYFDFSVYVDARAEDIERWYLNRFRKLRETAFQNPFSYFRKYTQVSEEEAMEYAQTMWRTINRPNLLENVAPTRGRANLVVRKGPDHKVQKLSLRKL; from the coding sequence GTGATCACTTCGCCGCCACGAAGCGCACCCGGCCATCGGCACCGCACCGCCGATGTCTCGCCGTACGTCGACCTCACCCGCGCCGAGTGGAGCGCGCTGCGCGAGCGGACCCCGCTCCCGCTGACCGCCGAGGAGGTGGAGCGGCTGCGCGGCCTCGGCGACGTCATCGACCTGGACGAGGTTCGGGACGTCTACCTGCCACTGTCCCGGCTGCTCAACCTGTACGTCGGCGCCACCAGCAACCTGCGCGGCGCGCTCAACACCTTCCTCGGCGACGCGGGCAACGGCCACGGCGCACAGCAGGGCACCCCCTTCGTGATAGGCGTGGCCGGCTCGGTGGCCGTCGGCAAGTCCACCGTGGCCCGGCTGCTCCAGGCGCTGCTGGCCCGCTGGCCCGAGCACCCGCGGGTGGAGCTGGTCACCACCGACGGCTTCCTCTACCCGATGAAGGAGCTCAAGGAGCGCGGGCTGCTGTCCCGCAAGGGCTTCCCGGAGTCGTACGACCGGCGGGCACTGACCCGCTTCGTCGCGGACATCAAGTCCGGCAAGGACGAGGTCACCGCCCCCGTCTACTCGCACCTCATCTACGACATCGTGCCGGGTGAGCAGCTGGTGGTGCGGCGCCCGGACATCCTGATCGTGGAGGGGCTCAACGTCCTCCAGCCGGCCCTGCCCGGCAAGGACGGCCGGACCAGGGTCGGCCTGGCCGACTACTTCGACTTCAGCGTGTATGTGGACGCGCGCGCCGAGGACATCGAGCGCTGGTACCTGAACCGGTTCCGCAAGCTCCGCGAGACCGCGTTCCAGAATCCTTTCTCCTACTTCCGGAAGTACACCCAGGTTTCGGAGGAGGAGGCGATGGAGTACGCGCAGACGATGTGGCGCACCATCAACCGCCCCAACCTGCTGGAGAACGTGGCCCCGACCCGCGGCCGGGCCAACCTGGTCGTCCGCAAGGGCCCGGACCACAAGGTGCAGAAGCTCAGCCTGCGCAAGCTCTGA